In Maridesulfovibrio sp., a single genomic region encodes these proteins:
- a CDS encoding glycosyltransferase → MLGKSVPVFCYHAVCEEDGHSPALFASHLDAMLEMGFKTITADHLFEICMGRKPIDDKYVVLTFDDCHISNWINAVPLLEERGMTGIFFAVSDFIGSGKIRTEADVPRMLSMRESFIKALSENDTSQFMNEAELKSLVRDKGMEVHAHTCRHQGCFKDFRSKGTFSLASHWSTWGIYRKFNTELPVFDNGSAFAYNGFWPVFRKGKVSFKRRSDEERRAFCRKDFTRCLEKISSINNARRQYFCWPWGHFDPLSMQEAAAAGFSGTFTLERSANMLGTDPMRFNRIGVGKEKDAAWIKKRLLMYSYEAPAMVCFKFFSKRNDIGRVLYITDTGKLSGGSRQLINSAKAMLIAGLEVVAVLPPESGLIPELKSMGVEVIILDDFKNMLAAAGFLAEIIEEHHIDVVHTFHNRAIKIGCITKGLSLLGGRNFKLFFNRGVIYKPNPLAPIFSLIGNGFICNSAKGREMLLKHGVPGKRAQVVYNSFAGGGRKPRRSVSTSVIYVGNSGHAKGPDVFIRAVDKLLSSQNCEGVRFIAVGLENLSEYSSMASPSTLERIECPGYISHEEVVKLLAISHIYVMSSRQESIPNTLLEAFDAGLATVCTDAGGTPELIRDGINGFLCKVEDVDALATAMGRLIEDGELRKQMGRINRKIVRTYLSSAAKAQALLRVYCSLPKDEPLTELPDIDALTGK, encoded by the coding sequence ATGCTCGGTAAGAGTGTCCCCGTGTTCTGTTATCACGCCGTCTGCGAAGAAGACGGCCATTCCCCCGCCCTTTTCGCATCGCACCTGGACGCAATGCTTGAAATGGGCTTCAAGACCATCACCGCCGACCATCTTTTCGAAATATGCATGGGTCGCAAACCCATTGACGATAAATATGTGGTCCTGACCTTTGACGACTGTCACATAAGCAACTGGATCAACGCCGTTCCGCTGCTGGAAGAAAGGGGTATGACCGGTATATTTTTCGCTGTCAGCGACTTTATCGGCAGCGGTAAAATCAGGACCGAAGCGGATGTCCCCCGAATGCTTTCCATGCGCGAGTCGTTCATCAAGGCTCTTTCGGAAAACGACACCTCCCAGTTCATGAACGAAGCCGAACTGAAATCTCTGGTCCGGGACAAAGGCATGGAAGTCCACGCCCACACATGCAGACATCAGGGCTGCTTCAAGGATTTCCGGTCCAAAGGAACATTTTCGCTCGCCTCCCACTGGTCCACATGGGGAATCTACCGCAAATTCAATACGGAACTGCCGGTCTTCGACAACGGCAGCGCGTTTGCCTACAACGGATTCTGGCCGGTCTTCCGCAAGGGCAAGGTTTCCTTCAAAAGACGCAGCGATGAAGAAAGACGTGCATTCTGCCGAAAAGATTTCACCCGCTGTCTGGAAAAAATAAGCAGCATCAACAACGCCCGCCGTCAATATTTTTGCTGGCCGTGGGGGCACTTCGACCCGCTTTCCATGCAGGAGGCCGCAGCAGCCGGATTTTCCGGCACGTTCACCCTTGAGCGCTCGGCAAATATGCTCGGAACGGACCCGATGCGCTTCAACCGTATCGGTGTGGGCAAGGAAAAAGACGCTGCCTGGATAAAAAAACGGCTGCTCATGTACTCATACGAAGCACCGGCAATGGTCTGCTTCAAATTTTTCAGCAAGCGCAATGATATCGGCAGGGTATTATACATCACCGATACCGGAAAACTCTCCGGCGGCAGCCGTCAGTTGATCAACAGTGCCAAGGCCATGCTGATTGCCGGGCTCGAAGTAGTTGCCGTTCTCCCGCCTGAATCAGGATTGATTCCGGAATTGAAAAGCATGGGCGTGGAAGTGATCATTCTGGATGATTTCAAAAACATGCTCGCCGCAGCGGGCTTTCTGGCCGAAATCATTGAGGAGCACCACATTGACGTGGTCCATACCTTCCACAACAGGGCAATCAAGATCGGGTGCATCACCAAAGGTCTTTCCCTGCTCGGCGGACGGAATTTCAAGCTGTTCTTCAACCGGGGAGTAATCTACAAGCCCAACCCGCTGGCGCCTATTTTTTCACTGATCGGCAACGGCTTCATCTGCAACTCGGCCAAAGGCCGCGAAATGCTTCTGAAGCACGGAGTACCGGGAAAACGTGCCCAGGTGGTCTACAACTCCTTTGCCGGTGGCGGACGCAAACCGCGGCGTTCCGTTTCCACCAGCGTAATCTACGTGGGCAATTCAGGACATGCCAAAGGCCCGGACGTATTCATCCGGGCTGTGGACAAACTTCTTTCCAGTCAGAACTGTGAGGGGGTACGTTTCATTGCCGTAGGATTGGAAAATCTTTCCGAATACAGCAGCATGGCTTCTCCTTCAACACTGGAGCGCATTGAGTGTCCCGGCTACATCAGCCATGAAGAAGTGGTAAAACTACTCGCCATCTCCCACATTTACGTAATGAGTTCCCGTCAGGAATCCATTCCAAACACCCTGCTCGAAGCCTTTGACGCAGGTCTCGCAACAGTATGCACGGATGCGGGCGGCACACCGGAACTGATCCGCGACGGAATAAACGGATTTCTATGCAAGGTGGAAGATGTTGACGCCCTTGCAACCGCCATGGGCAGGCTCATTGAAGACGGAGAACTGCGCAAACAGATGGGCCGCATAAACCGGAAGATAGTGCGCACCTACTTGAGCAGCGCAGCAAAAGCGCAGGCCCTGCTCCGGGTCTATTGTTCGCTGCCCAAGGATGAACCGCTTACCGAGCTGCCCGATATTGATGCCCTGACCGGCAAATAA
- a CDS encoding amino acid ABC transporter permease: MINRYLEKTWVQYLCLAFVTGLLVYYFGWVFDFGYKFDWTVLYKRDPAYGEVLGDMLINGLGLTVSITLMSSVIALGLGILFGLGRLSQFKPVYCFCTCYVEFFRNTPLLVQLFFWYFALPMGLPENVRNFLFDQNFEMLSATVGLGIYTSAFMAEVIRAGIQSIPKGLLEAAYSSGLSTFQTLTRIILPLAFRAIIPPLGSEFLNNMKNSSLAMVVGVAELCWSSQQIESLTFKGFEATSAATVIYLSLSLIIAGILTLVNWRLQILPKKSWKAGHHIAHMIFWPFEAPVAFLARMHRRFMRSRKENFSLTSSQAARKAFFSAVMKIMSYLWKGVFLGCLGFLLVMAAYGVSKFNFQIIWDNLGTMLWWKFPNGDPNDILWGLGGLSFSILMSVIAISVSFFIGLIVGIGRTSRNKLFLIPSTLYIELIRGNPLIMVIFWIYFFIPILTGQFMNVFWSATIALTIFTGAYLAEIVRSGIQNLPPGQFEAAVSTGLTYWQTMRKIILPQALKQMLPAIVGQFIAIFKDTSLAFVIGVLELTFVAQGLNNRLMIYPFEIYTTIAFLYFICCYLMSLVARRLERKLSTDTFRLQM, encoded by the coding sequence ATGATCAACCGTTATCTGGAAAAAACATGGGTTCAATACCTGTGTCTGGCATTTGTAACAGGGCTCCTGGTCTATTATTTCGGGTGGGTCTTCGACTTCGGCTACAAGTTCGACTGGACCGTACTCTACAAAAGAGATCCGGCCTACGGAGAAGTCCTTGGCGACATGCTCATCAACGGCTTAGGACTCACAGTAAGCATCACCCTGATGAGTTCGGTCATCGCCCTGGGACTGGGCATACTTTTCGGGCTGGGCAGACTCTCGCAGTTCAAGCCGGTATACTGCTTCTGCACCTGTTACGTGGAATTTTTCAGGAACACCCCTCTGCTGGTGCAGCTCTTTTTCTGGTATTTCGCGCTGCCCATGGGCCTGCCGGAAAACGTGCGCAACTTTCTCTTTGATCAGAACTTCGAAATGCTCTCCGCAACTGTCGGTCTGGGAATTTATACCAGCGCCTTCATGGCGGAAGTCATCCGTGCCGGAATCCAGTCCATCCCCAAGGGTCTGCTTGAAGCAGCCTATTCTTCCGGCCTCAGCACCTTCCAGACCCTGACCAGAATCATCCTGCCGCTTGCGTTCCGGGCCATAATCCCGCCCCTGGGCAGCGAGTTCCTGAACAACATGAAGAACTCCTCTCTGGCCATGGTCGTCGGCGTCGCCGAGCTGTGCTGGTCCTCGCAGCAGATCGAATCACTGACCTTCAAGGGCTTTGAAGCGACTTCTGCCGCAACGGTAATCTACCTTTCGCTGTCGCTTATCATTGCCGGCATCCTCACTCTGGTAAACTGGCGACTCCAGATACTCCCCAAGAAAAGCTGGAAGGCCGGACACCACATCGCGCACATGATTTTCTGGCCTTTCGAGGCTCCGGTGGCCTTCCTGGCCAGGATGCACCGGCGGTTCATGCGCAGCCGCAAGGAAAATTTCAGCCTTACCAGCAGCCAGGCCGCACGAAAGGCCTTTTTCTCAGCCGTAATGAAAATAATGTCCTACCTGTGGAAGGGCGTCTTTCTCGGCTGCCTCGGTTTTCTGCTGGTCATGGCGGCCTACGGTGTTTCAAAATTCAATTTCCAGATTATCTGGGATAACCTCGGGACCATGCTCTGGTGGAAATTCCCCAACGGCGATCCGAACGATATCCTCTGGGGACTGGGCGGACTCTCCTTCTCCATCCTCATGTCCGTTATAGCAATCTCGGTAAGCTTCTTCATCGGCCTGATCGTGGGCATAGGCCGCACCTCCAGGAACAAGCTTTTCCTCATACCTTCCACTCTGTACATTGAACTAATCCGCGGCAACCCGCTTATCATGGTCATTTTCTGGATATACTTCTTCATCCCGATCCTGACCGGGCAGTTCATGAACGTATTCTGGTCCGCGACTATTGCGCTGACCATCTTCACCGGTGCATATCTGGCGGAAATAGTTCGTTCCGGCATCCAGAACCTGCCCCCGGGACAGTTCGAGGCAGCAGTTTCCACCGGACTCACCTACTGGCAGACCATGCGCAAAATCATCCTGCCCCAGGCATTGAAGCAGATGCTTCCGGCCATTGTCGGACAGTTCATCGCCATCTTCAAGGACACCTCGCTGGCATTCGTCATCGGTGTTCTTGAACTCACATTCGTAGCTCAGGGTCTGAACAACAGACTGATGATATACCCCTTCGAAATCTACACCACGATAGCATTTTTGTACTTTATTTGTTGCTACCTGATGAGTCTCGTGGCAAGACGACTCGAACGGAAGCTGTCAACAGACACTTTCCGTCTGCAGATGTAA
- a CDS encoding ABC transporter substrate-binding protein codes for MKRFMTLALTAALVMAFAATAMAGAAYDKIMKDKVVRIGIMTDSIPGAFYNDKKEWVGFDVDIANEIARRMGVKIDQVPVNNKTRIGFLQQGRIDMSVSNMTHKRSRDNSIDFSITYFFDGQKFLAPKGKYADLKDFVGKRIAVMQGTTSEINVRNLLKKMGDPNPKVISYQKESECFQALQMGRADAWSTDSTILLGYAAQVPGKYELVGDFFSNEPYGIGLPENDSKLRDTVNFAIQDMWKDGTYEKIYNKWYGPDTKYYFPLTEKIEMWP; via the coding sequence ATGAAAAGGTTTATGACTCTGGCTCTCACAGCCGCTCTGGTTATGGCTTTTGCAGCAACTGCCATGGCAGGTGCCGCCTATGACAAGATCATGAAGGACAAGGTAGTACGCATCGGCATCATGACCGACTCCATTCCCGGCGCTTTCTACAACGACAAGAAAGAATGGGTCGGCTTCGATGTTGACATCGCCAACGAAATCGCAAGACGCATGGGCGTTAAAATCGACCAGGTCCCGGTAAACAACAAGACCCGTATCGGCTTTCTGCAGCAGGGCCGCATCGATATGTCCGTTTCCAACATGACCCATAAACGTTCACGCGACAACTCCATCGACTTCTCCATCACCTACTTTTTTGACGGACAGAAATTTCTGGCCCCCAAAGGCAAATACGCTGACCTCAAAGACTTCGTAGGCAAAAGAATTGCCGTTATGCAGGGCACAACTTCCGAAATCAACGTCAGAAACCTGCTCAAGAAAATGGGTGACCCCAATCCCAAAGTTATCTCCTACCAGAAGGAATCCGAATGCTTCCAGGCACTGCAGATGGGTCGCGCAGACGCATGGTCCACAGACTCCACCATCCTGCTCGGCTACGCAGCACAGGTTCCCGGAAAGTATGAGCTCGTAGGCGACTTCTTCTCCAACGAACCCTACGGCATCGGCCTGCCCGAAAATGATTCCAAACTTCGCGACACCGTCAACTTCGCCATTCAGGATATGTGGAAAGACGGTACCTACGAAAAAATCTACAACAAGTGGTACGGTCCCGACACCAAGTACTACTTCCCGCTCACCGAAAAAATCGAAATGTGGCCCTAG
- a CDS encoding amino acid ABC transporter ATP-binding protein produces the protein MIKFNSVNKYYGEYHALRNLNLTIEKGEVVVVCGPSGSGKSTMIRCINRLEPIQEGEILVEGMNVNDPRVNLPMLRAEIGFVFQSFNLYPHMTVLENIILAPTMVRNMKRKEAVELAMELLSKVNIPDKAGDYPSQLSGGQQQRVAIARGLAMRPNIMLFDEPTSALDPEMINEVLDVMKALAREGMTMVCVTHEMGFAREVADRVLFMDEGTLIEENTPEEFFNNPQHERSKLFLSKILSH, from the coding sequence GTGATAAAATTTAACAGCGTCAATAAGTACTACGGTGAATACCACGCCCTGAGAAATCTCAATCTCACAATTGAGAAAGGCGAGGTGGTGGTTGTCTGCGGCCCTTCAGGATCCGGTAAAAGCACCATGATCCGGTGCATAAACCGCCTTGAACCCATTCAGGAAGGTGAAATTCTTGTAGAAGGCATGAACGTGAATGACCCGAGAGTCAATCTTCCTATGCTCCGCGCCGAGATAGGGTTCGTCTTCCAGTCTTTCAACCTCTATCCGCATATGACGGTTTTGGAAAATATCATACTGGCACCGACAATGGTGCGGAACATGAAGCGCAAAGAAGCGGTTGAACTGGCCATGGAGCTCCTCTCCAAGGTCAACATTCCCGACAAGGCCGGGGATTATCCCTCCCAGCTTTCCGGAGGCCAGCAGCAGCGCGTAGCCATTGCCCGGGGACTGGCCATGCGGCCGAACATCATGCTCTTTGACGAACCGACCTCGGCTCTCGACCCGGAAATGATCAACGAGGTTCTGGATGTAATGAAAGCGCTGGCTCGCGAAGGCATGACCATGGTCTGCGTAACACACGAAATGGGATTTGCCAGGGAAGTCGCCGACAGGGTGCTGTTCATGGATGAAGGGACCCTTATCGAAGAGAACACACCGGAAGAATTTTTCAACAACCCTCAGCACGAGCGTTCCAAACTCTTCCTGAGCAAGATTCTATCACATTAG
- a CDS encoding sigma-54 dependent transcriptional regulator, whose product MPDSTLLFIAEPQSVTSVFSPLKEAGYQAGLADNLAGAINFIKKSKPCLIFTRPVMQGYSAQALLAEAVNIENFPPVVVFSRSGSADEARRYMELGARDYWLEPLSWEKIKLMLPDERPPAMPSEEDLGDPQPGAGSQGTQGRYQVIGRHPAMMRVLGLARQVAKSKATVLISGESGTGKEMFARFLHHHSDRSDKPFVAINCAALPEHLLESELFGHEKGAFTGAISRKLGKFELASGGTILLDEITEMDLGLQAKLLRVLQEGEIDRVGGVDTVKVDVRVLATTNRAIEETVKEGKFRQDLFYRLNVIPLKLPALAQRGEDVLLLAKFFVDKNCSEYGLKPLEFSDEAVKWLLGYEWPGNVRELQNLMERAVLLAGSGPIESRHFLNDPDAWMPEEEFVNAEPGSAMGLSGDGDSASGEAGVAASFDLMPISEMEKKMIIKSLDQTQGNRTKAAELLGISVRTLRNKLNDYKKQGLDL is encoded by the coding sequence ATGCCTGACAGCACATTACTATTCATAGCCGAACCTCAGTCCGTTACCTCCGTTTTTTCCCCCCTCAAGGAGGCGGGATATCAGGCCGGGCTTGCCGATAATCTGGCCGGAGCCATTAATTTCATAAAAAAATCGAAACCGTGCCTGATCTTTACAAGACCGGTAATGCAGGGCTATTCCGCACAGGCTCTTCTTGCCGAAGCTGTCAATATTGAAAATTTCCCTCCGGTTGTTGTCTTTTCCCGCAGCGGATCAGCAGACGAAGCGCGCAGGTACATGGAGCTCGGCGCTCGTGATTATTGGCTGGAACCCCTGTCCTGGGAGAAAATCAAGCTCATGCTTCCGGATGAGCGTCCTCCGGCCATGCCATCCGAAGAGGATCTGGGAGACCCGCAGCCGGGAGCTGGTTCGCAGGGAACGCAGGGGCGGTATCAGGTAATCGGCCGTCACCCGGCGATGATGCGTGTGCTCGGCCTTGCCAGACAGGTGGCCAAATCCAAGGCCACGGTGCTCATTTCCGGTGAATCCGGAACCGGTAAGGAAATGTTCGCGCGGTTTCTGCATCATCATTCCGACCGCAGTGACAAGCCTTTTGTCGCCATAAACTGCGCCGCCCTGCCTGAACATCTTTTGGAATCAGAACTTTTCGGCCATGAAAAAGGAGCCTTTACCGGTGCAATCAGCCGTAAGCTCGGAAAATTCGAGCTTGCATCGGGCGGCACCATTCTTCTTGATGAAATAACCGAAATGGACCTCGGGTTGCAGGCCAAGCTGCTGAGGGTGCTGCAGGAAGGGGAAATAGACCGCGTTGGCGGTGTGGATACGGTTAAAGTGGATGTCCGCGTGCTGGCGACCACCAACCGGGCCATTGAGGAGACGGTAAAGGAAGGGAAATTTCGGCAGGACCTTTTCTACCGGCTCAATGTCATTCCCCTGAAACTCCCTGCTCTGGCCCAGCGCGGTGAAGACGTCCTGTTGCTGGCCAAATTTTTCGTGGATAAGAACTGCTCTGAATACGGGCTCAAACCGTTGGAATTTTCCGATGAAGCCGTTAAATGGCTTCTCGGCTATGAATGGCCGGGAAACGTTCGCGAGTTGCAGAACCTGATGGAGAGAGCGGTTCTTCTGGCCGGCAGCGGTCCCATTGAATCGAGACATTTCCTGAACGATCCCGATGCTTGGATGCCCGAGGAAGAGTTTGTGAACGCCGAGCCCGGTTCCGCTATGGGGCTCTCGGGTGATGGAGACTCTGCGTCCGGCGAGGCCGGCGTCGCCGCTTCATTCGATCTTATGCCCATTTCCGAGATGGAAAAGAAGATGATAATAAAAAGTCTTGATCAGACGCAGGGCAACCGTACCAAGGCAGCAGAACTTCTGGGCATATCCGTACGCACCCTGCGCAACAAGCTTAATGACTACAAAAAGCAGGGGTTGGACCTGTAA
- a CDS encoding trypsin-like peptidase domain-containing protein, whose amino-acid sequence MKKLILFPVFALLFVLVSSFTVCASGGDSLRITPVVRAVQQTAPAVVNITVTSVVERGVSPFGQMFGGDPFDSFFNGFQTRKQKFRATSTGSGVIINGHDGLILTNAHVLAGGSDIKVRTINGHEYEAEIVGSDADFDLAVLKIKGAGNLPQVKMGDSSDIYIGETVIAIGNPFGYTHTVTTGVVSALKRTVKSQQGTFTDFIQTDAAINPGNSGGPLLNIMGDLIGINTSIQARAEGIGFAIPVNRAKRVVKELLASGRVSPVWLGVSGQDLDQGAASYFGLSHVHGLLVTEVYKGTPASKAGLVPGDVILSIDGIEVEDKDSYLSLLRGQTRGEKVVLEALHAGSVSKVRLYPQSLSSAQLRGLAWGRWGMAVNRDSRGRGVLVEKVSPNSPSARLGLQPGDKIHQIGNRMVGSQQDFLDSFLRYRMSNKVMLKVQRGRNFYYVKLNS is encoded by the coding sequence ATGAAGAAGTTAATCCTATTCCCGGTTTTTGCCTTACTGTTTGTTCTTGTTTCCTCTTTTACAGTCTGCGCTTCAGGCGGAGATTCCCTGCGCATAACTCCAGTGGTCAGGGCCGTGCAGCAGACCGCTCCGGCAGTTGTAAACATAACAGTAACCAGTGTGGTGGAACGCGGAGTTTCGCCTTTCGGGCAGATGTTCGGCGGTGATCCGTTCGATTCATTTTTTAATGGTTTCCAGACCAGAAAGCAGAAGTTCAGGGCCACCAGCACCGGCTCGGGCGTCATCATCAACGGGCATGACGGACTTATACTGACCAACGCGCATGTGCTGGCCGGCGGAAGCGATATCAAGGTCCGCACGATAAACGGACACGAGTACGAGGCCGAGATTGTCGGTTCGGATGCAGATTTCGATCTTGCCGTGCTCAAGATAAAAGGTGCTGGAAATCTTCCGCAGGTAAAGATGGGCGATTCATCGGATATTTATATCGGCGAGACAGTCATCGCCATCGGCAACCCGTTCGGATACACCCATACGGTTACCACCGGCGTTGTTTCCGCGCTTAAGCGTACCGTCAAATCCCAGCAGGGCACTTTCACGGATTTCATCCAGACCGATGCGGCCATCAATCCCGGCAACAGCGGAGGGCCGCTGCTCAACATCATGGGCGATCTGATCGGTATCAATACTTCCATCCAGGCCAGAGCCGAAGGCATCGGTTTTGCCATTCCCGTCAATAGGGCCAAAAGAGTTGTCAAGGAACTGCTTGCTTCCGGCAGGGTTTCTCCGGTCTGGCTGGGAGTAAGCGGGCAGGATCTTGATCAGGGTGCCGCCAGTTATTTCGGTTTGTCCCATGTGCACGGCCTGTTGGTGACCGAAGTCTACAAAGGGACTCCGGCATCCAAAGCCGGACTTGTTCCCGGAGATGTGATTCTTTCGATCGACGGTATAGAAGTAGAGGACAAGGACAGTTATCTTTCTTTGCTCCGGGGGCAGACCCGCGGCGAAAAAGTTGTTCTTGAAGCTCTCCATGCCGGATCGGTTTCCAAAGTGCGTCTTTATCCGCAGTCCCTTTCCTCCGCACAGTTGCGCGGTCTGGCCTGGGGGCGCTGGGGAATGGCTGTGAACCGCGACAGCAGAGGAAGGGGCGTTCTGGTTGAAAAAGTATCCCCCAACAGCCCGTCCGCCAGACTCGGACTTCAGCCGGGTGACAAGATTCATCAGATCGGCAACCGCATGGTCGGCTCTCAGCAGGACTTTCTGGATTCCTTCCTGCGCTATCGCATGAGCAATAAAGTAATGCTCAAGGTTCAGCGGGGCCGGAATTTCTATTACGTGAAGCTTAATTCATAA
- a CDS encoding glycosyltransferase family 4 protein: MKVLHVISQTPDFTGSGKYVLEMIRQSGSRGNENFLVAGTEHDFRLPTTVLPPENCCFVRFGHDLDFPIVGMSDVMPYSSTVCSSLTPQQIESYKNAFRREIGRAVTSFKPDVVHTNHLWMASAVTREVAPRLPMVTTCHGTCLRQHRLCPELGRSLKGSLSGIDRIIALSEDQKQAVCGLLDYPEDRVSVISGGFNSSCFHHDCTKRRSAEVRLLYAGKLGASKGVPWLLKSLTRLKNRKFHLHLVGGGSGAEKRLCLELAAELGDKVTVHGILSHRELADLMRESDIFVLPSFYEGVPLVLLEALACGCRIITTDLPGSRMLFTPAHPSMVRMVKLPALMTVDRPYPEDEPALESKLAETLAEAFEDILGGAGPDLDYIQSVSKPYTWEKIFDRVDRVYREAADTRR; encoded by the coding sequence ATGAAAGTACTACACGTCATCAGCCAGACACCCGATTTCACGGGCAGCGGCAAGTACGTACTGGAAATGATCAGGCAAAGCGGCAGCAGAGGAAATGAAAATTTTCTGGTGGCCGGTACCGAGCACGATTTCAGACTGCCGACAACCGTGCTCCCGCCGGAGAATTGTTGTTTTGTCCGCTTCGGGCACGATCTGGATTTCCCTATTGTAGGCATGAGCGACGTCATGCCCTATTCAAGCACGGTCTGCTCATCCCTGACCCCGCAACAGATCGAAAGCTACAAAAACGCTTTCCGGCGGGAAATAGGCCGGGCGGTCACATCCTTCAAACCGGACGTGGTCCACACAAATCATTTATGGATGGCTTCGGCGGTGACCCGTGAAGTCGCACCCCGCCTTCCCATGGTGACAACCTGCCACGGCACCTGCCTGCGGCAGCACAGACTCTGCCCGGAACTCGGCCGTTCCCTAAAGGGATCACTATCCGGAATAGACCGGATAATAGCCCTGTCCGAAGATCAGAAGCAGGCTGTCTGCGGATTGCTGGATTATCCCGAAGACCGGGTATCCGTAATCAGCGGAGGATTCAACAGCAGTTGCTTCCATCATGACTGCACCAAGAGGCGGTCTGCGGAAGTCCGGCTCCTTTACGCCGGAAAACTGGGCGCCAGCAAGGGTGTTCCCTGGCTGCTGAAAAGCCTGACGCGGCTCAAAAACAGAAAATTCCACCTTCATCTTGTTGGAGGCGGAAGCGGAGCGGAAAAGAGGCTTTGTCTGGAACTGGCGGCAGAGCTTGGCGACAAAGTGACCGTCCACGGAATTCTTTCGCACCGTGAACTTGCCGACCTGATGCGGGAATCGGATATTTTCGTGCTGCCGTCCTTTTACGAAGGGGTGCCGCTGGTGCTGCTGGAAGCACTGGCCTGCGGCTGTCGGATAATAACCACTGACCTGCCCGGATCGCGAATGCTGTTCACGCCAGCGCATCCGTCCATGGTGCGCATGGTAAAACTGCCCGCGCTCATGACCGTGGACCGCCCCTACCCGGAAGACGAGCCCGCGCTCGAAAGTAAACTGGCGGAAACTCTTGCCGAGGCTTTTGAGGACATTCTGGGAGGAGCCGGGCCGGATCTTGATTACATTCAATCCGTTTCCAAGCCCTACACATGGGAAAAAATCTTCGACCGCGTGGACAGAGTGTACCGGGAAGCAGCCGACACTCGCCGATAA
- the thpR gene encoding RNA 2',3'-cyclic phosphodiesterase, whose translation MKKIRTFIAHPVPEHWKKIIGEAMDGFSEGLESRISWVRPENMHFTLRFIGNIPETDIPALHKTLSELKTAPFEISAGKAGFFPGMDNPHIIWIDLERGAKQFCANAELVDSSLVALGYERNRKTCHAHLTLGRIKKQAADDWAALAERIGRLELDPAQLDSFALYKSTLTPEGPIYSVLHRYGVMPGVQSGN comes from the coding sequence ATGAAAAAGATAAGAACATTTATTGCACACCCTGTTCCTGAACACTGGAAAAAGATCATCGGCGAAGCCATGGACGGATTCAGCGAGGGGCTTGAATCAAGGATATCCTGGGTCCGCCCTGAAAACATGCATTTTACCCTCAGATTTATCGGAAATATTCCGGAAACGGATATCCCTGCCCTGCATAAAACTCTCTCCGAACTGAAAACCGCACCCTTTGAAATATCAGCAGGAAAAGCTGGATTTTTCCCCGGCATGGATAACCCGCATATAATCTGGATAGACCTTGAGCGCGGAGCAAAACAATTCTGCGCGAATGCGGAACTTGTGGACAGCAGCCTTGTAGCTTTGGGATACGAGCGAAACAGAAAGACGTGCCACGCCCACCTGACTCTTGGACGCATAAAAAAACAGGCGGCTGACGACTGGGCGGCACTGGCAGAACGAATCGGACGGCTGGAACTGGATCCGGCACAACTGGACAGCTTCGCCCTGTATAAGAGCACACTTACTCCGGAAGGCCCTATCTATTCCGTGCTGCATCGCTACGGTGTAATGCCCGGCGTGCAATCGGGCAACTGA